TATATATCTGTGCAACGGTGCTTCATCATTGGAAACCTACAGTTagcattaaagaaaaatttgcATAATGACAATATCAAATCATACCTACTTTTACTACATTGTGGACAGCTATACTTTTGTCCAGAATGTTCCTTTTCCATATGCTTAGCAAACCACACCTTAgatgaaaaactttttttgcaGATTGTACACATATTTCTGTTATCCACAGCAAGGTTTtcagtttgttttatatcttttgttgAATTTACATTAGTATCAATTGGATTGTTGATAGAAATATCAGTTATTGGATCCATAGGAATATTatcatttgtaaaatttatagattcacttgtgttatttaataatattggttCATCAAAGTTCTCTATAGTACTACATAGTTTATAATCAGGCAGCGTAAGTTTAAGATGATTTTTTGGAGTTGGTGGAACCTCTGTCAGCTTATTGCAGTTTTCCAACTCGACAATAATGCTTGTTTCTCTTCTTGATgctatgttttttaaagtaacattaacattttgaGCTTCCTTAATAAATGTGTATGAAGACTCAATTTTTATTACGCAGTCATAGCAGAATTGCTTAGGTAGTTTGTCTTCTTCAATAATCTATAagattaaagaaaattgataagtaaaataatataaaaatatttaagtataaaatgcATTTCTTTCGTGaattcttttgtaaaaaattcgtACTGATTAAATACAGCATTTGCACGAAATGGAGGTTTATAATACATTggaaattttacaaaagtttaatttattcaaatcaaataaaatggatAAATACCTcaacatttgtacaaaaacaaaacatcttCACAACTCGCACATCAAAATTTTCCTTTTCCCAAGAGGCGACTTCTTTCATGCAACTTCGACATAACTTTGTTATATCCATGcctttattgaattaaataatttcgatttttattagaaatccggctttaaaataatattagttcatagaaaatatttttcaaaatatgagAAATGTCAATAttcattatttgaattattttcttaaatggaGTGAAAGCAAAGGTTTGAGTCATACAGCCAAAAGTGTCATCACtttggaaaaaattataaaatatttttttttcaattacctttaatttaattatccaGGCCCACTCAGTGGTTTTGGGTGTATTAATTTACcgaaacttaaaataattgcatAGCTAAGTttgcaattattttgttctcaATGCGcctgttatatttatacacgCAATACAAACTTTgctattagtttttttatgttaattattaattaatatgaaattgtaaCGTATTGCAACGAAAAgaacgtaaaataattaacttaaattataagtaagtTAAATTGCACTCCATACAATGGTACATCCATACAGTGGTAAAGCAAAgggacaaaaataaaagttacgaAAATTACATCAATGTATATCAAGGATTCTCGCATAATTTGCATAATATGTGCTTGCTCTTTATAACACATTCGACTCGCCAAGCCCTTTTATTGTAATCCATTTAATAAAAGCCCTCCGGCTGACATCGGCCTTAAGCATGCATACAAAAACTAACAAGCACCCGACGAATCGTGTTCGTTTGTCCCTTGACACGAAAACTACGCGTCGACTTTTCTGGCGTCTCCTAGGAAGGCGCGCAACGCGTCTATACCGATGTTGGTGAGGGGCGACGCCTCGAGGAGTGCGGGCGCGTTAGCCAGCTCGGAGCACAGCCGCGAATGCTGCAGCATCAGCAACGCTTCGTTACGCATCTGACGGTACGCTGCGTCCATCTTGCTTAGCACTAGAATGAACTGAGATATGTTTTGCTTTGAGTTTTTGCATATGAgaacaacatgtttttaacTAGTGCTAAACTAAAACCTTTGATCTTCGAAGCTTCGGTTCAGCCAGTAGAGTGTATAGCATAACTGCGGCCGCcgaaatttgacacaaattcGAAGTATCCACCACGAATATTACCTGCAAGGGAACGgcatagataataaaacattcgTCAGCTTGTATTTGTCACCATCGAGTGGCTTGAAGTCCAAGTTAGTTAACCcaaattatgtaataagaCCTTAGTAAATCtgaatcaataaatattaaaaaattaggtaatgtaaaatttatttaaaaattcatcttACACTTAAAATTCTCAAGGTTTTTACTTACCTTTTCAACGCCTTCTAAATAGTTATTCCATAATGTTACCATTTCCCCACCGATTTCTCTGATAGACAGCACTTGCTTTTTACCttgtttattaacataattaatatcataGATATTAGTTCCGATAGTTGGCACTGGGCTGTACGTGTAATCAATGCCTTCAGCCTCCTGTAGCTTCTTCAATAGAGTGGTTTTTCCCGAACCCTTTGGTCCAACGCAAAGTACTGGTATCTTTTTCTCTAAATCGTCCATGACTAACGTATTCTTTGaaaaatgtctattaaatcaatatattattttgtcatggaaataaatttgatcTCGCTACTAGatactagatggcgctagtttaaaattagtaagtgtagtaactaatttttaaatactacgtCATATTATATCTAGggaattacatattttataaacaagcCAACCTacgcattattttaattgtaatattgacTCTatgtaaacttaataaatgaaaaaaaaatgttacgcaataattttataggcATATTCTTGTTTATCtactgtaaattaaaaccttgtttattattgtataaattaacaataatttttttaagcatACGTCAgctgtttaaataaacattgcaCTTGCGTCGCGTAGCCTTGTTTTTGCAATTGCGCATCGTCATATTCGACGTAATTTTTTGTTCTTCAACTCAagtataaatagtttataaatattcatcgACTTTCTATGAATAAGAAACTTATGGATTTACTCGTGtattaacatttcaattttataatttgacataaataagataacaagaaaaaagtaaatatttaacttaaatcaCGTGTCAGTTTTTGTTcgtttaatatattatctgtGGTTATTATACACTTTCAAGTAAATGGTTTCTAGTGCAACAAACTTATTTGGCTCGGTGGACAAAAGTGAAACCGTCATGTCATgtcatgtattatttttatgtagaagTAATCGCGATAACAGCGCCACCCACCAGGCACTAAGTTTATACAATGAGTGTTTGAATTTCAAGTGTCAAAGTGCTATAAAATTTGATGGCCTTGGTAGATTCGCAGCGGCAGGCGGGTGGGAATCTACGTGTACTTATGGTGACCAAACTTTAGGGTAATAATACGGTTATTCctgaataaaaatgattaaactACAAGAAGCTGATGAGAAAGAGGTTTCTTAATTTCGACTTCTTAAAAGAACAAAGGATACATTCTGGAATTATTTCAAAACCCAAATTACATGTTCTTTTCagttaaagtttaaacttTGTCACTTAACAATCTCACTTAACGTTACGTAAATACAAGACGTGaatgaaatttattgtgtaatttctaggaatgttttaaaaattgataaagaCAAGTATCGAATCCCTAACTGTGTCAGTTCACCATATTAATGTATCTTACAATTGtctcttattaataattcCTGTAATATTAGTGAGCGCATGGCGACCGTGAGTGCTCTCCGCAAGTGATGTGGGTGTAACACTCTCACAGTCAACTTTACGTGCACTTGTCCGCGGCCGCTCAAAAACTAAGCAGCCTTAAACTTGGCTTACGTAAGAGCTGCCCAATGTCGTGCCAGCGCTAGTGTAGCCTACGCTAGTGATGTGACATTGTCGATACAGCAATAGCTGATAACATTTGTTCTTCCTATTTTGTATCTAAATGGAAAATTCCTCGAAacttcaaaagttttttttattattgttttgataGTTGCTCCGGTATTACGAGGTGACGCAATCGAGTATTTGATCAAGGTTATCTAAATGGGATTACACGGTGAATATAATAagacattgattttttttaattaatttacgtgTGTAACatcgaaaattaaatatgcagAAAACTAATtggaaatttttaatactagtaacattaataaagttataaataaccgtgtaataaatataaaaaattggttGATTAATAAAAGGATGTATTACGGTGGCCCCTCTCTACTGTTGTCGGCGTGTGAGTCGTAGAGGTTAGCAACTGGTAAAGCCGCGAATTTGGGCGCGCGGGGCTGCGTAACTAGGCCAGCGCACCCTTGACCCACTGACTCACTGCCAGCGacgccgacaccgactgcccGCCATTGTTTTTCaacaatcaataaataatacactGAGCTAAACTTCGCGTTCGTACATTTGCGCAACAGTCTTCTTGTCTTCCCTcgtactaattttaatttttcgcgccgttttcaaatttgttcatttatttagGTCACTTAAATTCGACcttaaatagttataaatattgatgtaCTGCGACCTTCGTGCTAAAAGCTAAACCAGTGAGTGCATTATGATTCGTGCAACGGATGTTTTAAAGTCTAACGAAGgcaataatgtttaaaaatattaatattttagatcGCATGATgctcaatgttttttttttttcggttaAAATATAGTCAAGGTTATAGTTGGTTGTTGACCTTGTGCTGTGAGGTATTGGCTCTCGCCGTGAGCCGCGAGCCGTGCGGGGAGTAGGTATAggaatgattatttaaaaacaatgaaacgATCCGTGACCTTACTATTGTTGGATTAACTTAAAACGTTAACGAATCACACGTATACAACGTAGATAATTTTCATTGTCAGAGATTGTAGTGCAATGTAGAAGTTTACcagttattttattctgtAGGCCGCcattttggaaaataatttttattttcagagtCGCTGACAATCACGATTACGTCAGAATTTATGCAtacttgaataattaaaatgtgtattaaAGATATTTGACAAGCTCTCGTGTTATGGGCCAcgtgaattataaattaaataaataggtaCATAACAGTGCGGCCGGCGCGGGGGCTACGATGACCGTCAAGAGAGGTCGGCGGGCTGCACACCGCACGCTGCCGCAACCGCGCCGCAGACGTACCGCTGCGTGGTGCGCGTGGCCGAGTGCGCGATacatgtaattataaaacaaagtttctaAACGTTTCGCGAATGCCATTCGATATTATGACGAATGGCTAAAATTGCCTTCGAATAGGATTTTTTGTAGGCCAACGTTTTGAAACGCGCGTTTAAACTCCGGCACGATTACAagggaaaattataaatatctaaaaacattttaataatttattagtcTACTTTGAAATGAAAAGTCTGTTGTGATTTTATCTTAccattacttaaattataactgttattttttaaatagtaaactttaaagctttaataataatattttttttttatttcttatttcacGGGTTCTTTCTTATTTCAAGGTCAAATATCAAACATGCCTGATGTATGTTATGTTTAAAGCTTCCAAAGCTACCAAAaccagaaatattttcaaggatttttattaaaaactcacAAGCTCTGATACATTGCAAGGTATACTTCTATATACCCCTGTATGGACTCTTGCCTTTTGAGCATGCGTTCGGCTTCGTCCACttcagatttatttttggCATAACGTTTCGTTTTAGcattaaaattgaaagtaTTGAAAGGCCTGGCTCTAACATGGCTTAGCGCTTGACCTGAATCTCGCTCTGAAAAAGAAACTTGAACACTTCGTTATCGagtgaatttatattttttgagaTCTCTTTTTTCGGTCAGCTTCAACGctttataaatcttttgttAGCTTTCAAGGGAACTTCGTTTGAAATTTCGTAACATTGTCTCTTCAgttctattgttattttaacctTAGTAAGAGCTAATCTCAAGCCATAAGTATTTTATGACTTGGAAAATTGAACATTGCCTAATTGAAGTGTAACTCTTGAATTTGGAGGTTTCCAGAAACATAAAACGTTGGACTCAGTAacatgtattataaattttaatatgtctattttttaattgtaaaaaaaaactttatttaattgtagtaTATTTATACTCAAAATACCAGTTTCCATTtaaacataggctatatttgataattattaaattttttaaaagattgatCATTATTTCTGGCAGTTGATAGTCATGGCGACAGGCGGCACGTCATCGCTTCACTGTCACTTTCTGTCACGCGACGCGCGCGCCAAAAGTGAAAGGAGCGCGCGACGCCACCGCGCTGCACTATCCAATCCGCAGATTATACGCGGTTTATCGATTTTAATCTGTAACGATGTTGTGACTAAAAGATGAAATTTAGTGAAAAGATAATccaagaatttaaaaagatgtCTAAATTATTGGTTACATTATTTTCTGTTGTAGTACTTGtccaattatatttttactgctATTGGGTTAGATAAAAAGGGCTTTCACATATTATCACCTTTACACATGAAAAGCATGGATATATTTGGTACAGTAGCAATCTCTTTGTTTAGGTAAGACAAAAGgtaatttcaaattgtttaaaatgtaaagttcgttagtaaacaaaatatgCGGTCCGTGAGTTCGGATCACAATAACAAATGAAGAATTGCCGGCAGTAGGCAGACAGCGGGGAAAGCTTGTGCCTGATGTCATGATGAGAATATGTCATACGAATGACATCTGTCGCAGCTGATCAGAATACTAGGGCATGTTCTACGGCATGTCAATCGAAAACATTCAACGTTTTCCAAATCAACGACTTGTTACCATTTGGTAACAAGTTTAGTTTGTCACTGCCATGTAAATCGGCATTTGTttactgtttttataataaaattgtctgtTGGGAATATTAACGAATTTCCGCTCTAAAACTCATGAAAAAGTGTGTGTGTGTACTGTTTGAAAAATTGTCTTGATTTCGAACAACATTTAGATTGTGTacctatttaaattgaaatgcgGACACAGTAATATCATAAGGCAAAAGCATTTTAGTACAGCTTGCATATTATTTAGTGTAACTTCACGCGGCAAGTGCGTGTGTTGACATCAGCAAGTGCGTGCTATGTCGGACAAACTGACTTAGCTATTTTTTGTCTGCAATTATTCGGTCCAATGTAATAAGATacttaaatttacattatattaagtaaaagaTAGTAAAAAGTTAGAATTTCTATTACTTTATGCTGTCTACTTTCTCTGTATTGGCTGAACAGAAAAGCAGAGTTCTATTTCAAAGGAGAACAATAGCAGTGAATTATTTCCGTTTGTTTAGACTTTTTGaacaaactaataaaaaaactgtataacattaaaattagtaCGTGTAcaatttttagttttgaaCTAGATTAAAGATTCTGGTATGTGTGTATAAGTTTTTCAACCTCTAATTCAGTTATTGTGGATGcgaaaaatgtaaagaaatacGTGCCAAGGTTGCGCGTTATAGAAAACTGCGTACTACCAGCGTATGGTTCGCGATCGAGTCCGAACTTTCCAGACTTTAGTTGACAATGTAAATATCAAGTAAATAGCTCGATACCATCGCATCGTCATgattatacataattaaactttagttataataaattagagtacaattttatatttacacatgtcttgtttttagtatttccaattttctacatttttacttttgattacctaatttacaatattttgtcaCAATTTATATACCTTTGTCTGTCTGTGCCTGAAAAATGCTAAAaatgaataagttttttttttaattaaaaacaattgacgTTGATTCGCGTGTTCATtactataaaagtttaaatataaaatatgattgcAAAAAGCTAATCGcttcaactttaaattaactacaaaCCGCGTAATGGAAAGCTGCagcaaaataactttttttcgcGTGCATAAAACCCATGAGATATTACTACCGGAACAAAAACTTGAGCAGAATTACCTACGgaacatatgtatattaaaatgtgtacCTACTTgagaaacaaaagaattaaattttaaaaagtttgctGTTTtgctaaattaattgaaaaacattgATCCATTTTTCACGGAGGAATTTTCGCGTACGTACAAACGGTATTGTCGAAGGTACTGCGTATTCGTTTACTTGTACATAACACTGTTTATGTAAGCTTCTActgtttttaacatttattgtacAGAGCTAACTATTTGCATGAACTGTCTTGCTCTGCTCTTCTTAGTTGTGGTGGAAATCGAAATGAAAAAGTCGCGAAACATATTTTCCAATATTG
This sequence is a window from Papilio machaon chromosome 3, ilPapMach1.1, whole genome shotgun sequence. Protein-coding genes within it:
- the LOC106708354 gene encoding zinc finger protein 771, which encodes MDITKLCRSCMKEVASWEKENFDVRVVKMFCFCTNVEIIEEDKLPKQFCYDCVIKIESSYTFIKEAQNVNVTLKNIASRRETSIIVELENCNKLTEVPPTPKNHLKLTLPDYKLCSTIENFDEPILLNNTSESINFTNDNIPMDPITDISINNPIDTNVNSTKDIKQTENLAVDNRNMCTICKKSFSSKVWFAKHMEKEHSGQKYSCPQCSKTFSRASQLTYHSATHSDERKFGCTLCSKRFKRRKQLTAHTRSHSDERPYSCDKCQKRFKLKSILKCHMKVHEGRKQYLCSYCGWAFAQAGNLSVHVRRHTGYLPHACSECGYRAAAGAALRRHKRKHRPEVPAPALLCTHCSQQCKDSSALARHTRTHTGELPYQCGRCPRAFSDSWKRKTHLMRAHGLALHDIPRLRRDGTPHQPQLPAHI
- the LOC106708033 gene encoding ADP-ribosylation factor 1, which produces MDDLEKKIPVLCVGPKGSGKTTLLKKLQEAEGIDYTYSPVPTIGTNIYDINYVNKQGKKQVLSIREIGGEMVTLWNNYLEGVEKVIFVVDTSNLCQISAAAVMLYTLLAEPKLRRSKFILVLSKMDAAYRQMRNEALLMLQHSRLCSELANAPALLEASPLTNIGIDALRAFLGDARKVDA